Proteins found in one Limanda limanda chromosome 18, fLimLim1.1, whole genome shotgun sequence genomic segment:
- the fkbp3 gene encoding peptidyl-prolyl cis-trans isomerase FKBP3, whose product MAAEPEREWNDEQLKNDDLPKKDIIKFIQDNAAHSFLNEHKLLGNIKNVTKTAKKEQLIIAYNQLFETKKFKGTDPIKEVTEHVREVTIEDKPKDIKVEVVDEGPKKYFKSVLKKGDKTNFPKKGDTVGCWYTGSLEDGTVFDTNIPAVARKKRQTKPLCFKVGLGRVIRGWDEAVLTMSKGETARVEIEPEWAYGKKGLPDNKVPPNAKLIFEVELVSVD is encoded by the exons ATGGCGGCCGAACCAGAACGAGAGTGGAACGATGAGCAGCTCAAAAATGACGATTTGCCCAAAAAGGACATAATCAAATTCATCCAGGACAATGCAGCACACTCG ttcCTTAATGAGCACAAGCTGCTGGGCAACATCAAAAATGTCACCAAAACTGCCAAGAAAGAGCAACTGATCATCGCTTACAACCAGCTGTTCGAAACTAAA aaatTTAAAGGCACAGATCCAATAAAAGAAGTGACCGAGCATGTCAGAGAGGTGACAATTGAAGACAAGCCCAAAGACATTAAAGTAGAGGTGGTGGATGAG GGGCCGAAGAAGTACTTCAAGTCGGTACTGAAGAAGGGCGACAAGACCAACTTCCCAAAGAAGGGCGACACTGTGGGCTGCTGGTACACTGGCTCCCTGGAGGATGGAACTGTGTTTGACACCAATATTCCCGCAG TCGCCAGAAAGAAGAGACAGACCAAACCACTGTGCTTCAAGGTTGGCTTGGGGAGAGTCATCAGAGGA TGGGATGAGGCCGTTCTAACAATGAGCAAGGGTGAAACAGCCCGAGTGGAGATCGAACCAGAGTGGGCCTATGGAAAGAAGGGTCTCCCTGACAACAA AGTACCACCCAACGCCAAGCTGATCTTTGAAGTGGAGCTTGTGTCAGTGGATTAA
- the faua gene encoding FAU ubiquitin like and ribosomal protein S30 fusion a — protein MQLFLRAQNTHTLEVTGQETVGQIKAHVQDLEGLLVEDQVLLLAGCPLEDDSSLASCGVLEHCTLEVAGRLLGGKVHGSLARAGKVRGQTPKVEKQEKKKKKTGRAKRRIQYNRRFVNVVPTFGKKKGPNANS, from the exons ATGCAGCTGTTTTTGCgtgcacagaacacacacacccttgagGTGACCGGACAGGAAACTGTTGGACAGATCAAG GCTCATGTCCAGGATCTAGAGGGTCTGCTGGTGGAGGATCAGGTGCTGCTGCTTGCAGGCTGCCCACTGGAGGATGATTCCTCCCTGGCATCCTGTGGAGTCCTGGAGCACTGCACCCTGGAGGTAGCTGGCAGGCTGCTGGGAG GTAAGGTCCACGGATCTCTGGCCCGTGCTGGAAAAGTGAGGGGACAGACACCCAAG GTTgaaaagcaggagaagaagaagaagaagactggCCGTGCCAAGCGTCGCATCCAGTACAACCGGCGCTTTGTGAACGTTGTGCCCACCTTCGGAAAGAAGAAGGGACCCAACGCCAACTCCTAA
- the prpf39 gene encoding pre-mRNA-processing factor 39, with protein MEDTDLHLSDNIRSGMLDTESTAMESNGDAFLPELPVLGQTAEWSLGQVAPEPLTSILPEDSDASQDGAGEPQQPAEEMNSTELGSVEKAVAQFQLASAQLLQEEQPPQPTEEPEQPPQQPPEHNAESMDAEQEGQEMSVEPSAAVEDGSQDVTEAPQITEDGMELEEPSKEPTEETPVAPEPPLPSEFEKLFKGCEENPEDFNGWVYLLQYVEQENDLESVRKSFDLFFLRYPYCYGYWKKYADIEKKHDNVQVAEEVYRRGLQAIPLSVDLWLHYLAYIKENSDPTVPETEGHIRATYEQSVLAAGTDFRSDRLWESFISWETEQEKLANVTAVYDRILAIPTQLYSQHFQSFKDHVQNNNPKHFLSEKEFIEMRLELSKSSLSSMVGGDGETPAAEEELPPGTDDLADPAKRVTEIENMRHKVIEVRQEVFNHNEHEVSKRWAFEEGIKRPYFHVKALEKTQLNNWKEYLDFEIENGAPERVVVLFERCLVACALYEEFWTKYAKYVESYSTECVRHVYKKACNIHLAKKPAIHLLWAAFEEQQGNVEEARDILKSLEVAVPGMAMVRLRRVSLERRHGNLEDAEVLLREAMDSAEAVSETSFYAVKLARQLMKVQKSLSKARKVLLDAIEKDQTSPKLYLNLLELEYSGDVTQNQAEILACFDRALNSQLPLESRLLFSQRKVEFLEDFGTDINVLVAAYDEQQKLLKESEPTKRKAENGYDSSQEPDSKKQRVDDSSAAATAATDAQANNSAYNYNWYQQYGGWPQNTWGQYNQYPQYNQYYPPPPT; from the exons ACCTGCACCTCTCAGACAACATCCGTAGTGGAATGCTGGACACTGAGTCCACTGCAATGGAGAGCAATGGGGATGCTTTTCTTcctgaacttcctgttttagGACAAACCGCCGAATGGTCCCTGGGCCAGGTTGCTCCAGAGCCACTCACAAGCATCTTGCCTGAGGACTCTGATGCGTCCCAGGATGGTGCTGGGGAACCACAGCAACCAGCTGAGGAGATGAATTCCACAGAGCTGGGATCTGTGGAGAAGGCCGTCGCGCAGTTTCAGCTCGCCAGTGCTCAGCTTCTCCAAGAGGAGCAGCCACCACAGCCCACAGAAGAACCAGAACAGCCACCACAGCAGCCACCAGAGCACAACGCAGAGTCTATGGACGCGGAGCAAGAAGGCCAAGAGATGAGTGTGGAGCCAAGTGCTGCTGTAGAAGATGGCAGTCAAG ATGTGACTGAGGCACCACAGATTACAGAGGATGGCATGGAGCTGGAAGAACCATCCAAAGAGCCAACAGAAGAAACGCCTGTTGCCCCAGAGCCACCGCTGCCCAGTGAGTTTGAAAAACTCTTTAAAGGCTGCGAGGAGAACCCAGAAGACTTCAATGGTTGGGTCTACCTGCTGCAGTATGTGGAGCAAGAG AACGACCTTGAATCTGTGAGAAAGtcatttgatttattcttcCTACGCTATCCCTACTGCTATGGCTACTGGAAGAAGTATGCAGATATCGAGAAAAAGCACGACAATGTGCAGGTTGCAGAAGag GTATACAGAAGAGGCTTGCAGGCCATCCCTCTCAGTGTGGACCTGTGGCTGCACTACCTGGCTTACATCAAGGAGAACTCAGACCCTACTGTCCCAGAGACGGAGGGACACATTCGAGC TACTTATGAACAGTCAGTGCTTGCAGCAGGCACAGACTTCCGCTCAGACCGTCTGTGGGAGTCCTTCATCAGCTGGGAGACGGAGCAAGAGAAGCTGGCAAATGTCACCGCTGTCTATGATCGCATCTTGGCCATCCCAACCCAGCTATATTCCCAGCACTTTCAGAG CTTCAAAGATCATGTGCAGAACAACAACCctaaacacttcctgtcagagaagGAGTTCATCGAGATGAGGCTTGAGCTCTCTAAATCCAGCCTTTCGTCGATGGTCGGCGGCGATGGAGAGACgcctgctgctgaggaggagctACCACCTGGAACAGACGATCTTGCTGATCCTGCAAAG aGAGTGACAGAGATCGAGAATATGCGCCACAAAGTCATCGAGGTTCGGCAGGAAGTATTCAACCACAATGAACATGAAGTCAGCAAGCGCTGGGCCTTCGAGGAAGGG ATTAAGAGACCATACTTCCATGTCAAAGCCTTAGAGAAGACCCAGCTGAACAACTGGAAGGAGTACCTGGACTTTGAGATTGAAAATGGGGCTCCGGAGCGTGTGGTCGTTTTGTTTGAACGATGCCTCGTTGCCTGTGCTCTCTACGAAGAGTTTTGGACCAAG TATGCAAAATATGTAGAGAGCTACAGCACTGAGTGTGTGAGACATGTCTACAAGAAGGCGTGTAACATCCACCTGGCCAAGAAACCTGCCATCCACCTGCTGTGGGCGGCCTTTGAGGAGCAGCAGG GCAACGTGGAGGAGGCTCGTGACATTCTGAAGTCCCTGGAGGTGGCAGTCCCAGGTATGGCCATGGTGCGCCTTCGGAGGGTCAGTCTGGAGCGTCGCCACGGTAATTTGGAGGACGCAGAGGTGCTGTTAAGGGAGGCCATGGATTCTGCGGAGGCCGTTTCCGAGACATCTTTCTATGCTGTGAAGCTGGCGAGGCAACTGATGAAGGTGCAGAAAAGTCTGAGCAAAGCCAGGAAGGTGCTGCTGGATGCTATCGAAAAAGACCAG ACGAGTCCAAAACTGTATCTAAACCTGCTTGAGCTGGAGTACAGTGGGGACGTGACGCAGAACCAGGCAGAGATCTTGGCTTGTTTCGACCGAGCCCTGAACAGTCAGCTGCCCCTGGAATCTCGCCTCCTCTTCTCCCAGCGCAAGGTTGAGTTCCTTGAGGACTTTGGCACTGACATCAATGT GCTGGTGGCTGCCTATGACGAACAGCAGAAACTACTGAAAGAAAGTGAACCCACAAAGCGGAAAGCGGAAAACGGATACGACAG CTCTCAGGAACCTGATTCCAAGAAACAACGCGTGGATGACAGTTCCGCAGCAGCGACTGCAGCGACAGACGCACAGGCAAACAACTCGGCTTATAACTACAACTGGTATCAG CAATACGGCGGTTGGCCACAGAACACCTGGGGTCAGTACAACCAATACCCCCAGTATAACCAGTACtacccccctcctccaacaTGA